A DNA window from Prochlorococcus marinus XMU1406 contains the following coding sequences:
- a CDS encoding EF-1 guanine nucleotide exchange domain-containing protein encodes MSIKAIECPDGVCHSHHGGHAVPRQAMQKNLEKHGKDWCEKLAERIYEMSVDTYSQTVMPSLHSAGWQRRHLDWEFKLAENDSEPDEALVEGIINATESFLRSSEVHRLFIQELVQGTFEEANDKKIISKAIKSIIEEEIVTTLREKKETLLKKISAKLVSEEKVSEELAINSAKEGFEEVERLLANHSEAV; translated from the coding sequence ATGAGTATAAAAGCAATCGAATGTCCTGATGGAGTATGTCACAGTCATCATGGTGGTCATGCTGTTCCCAGACAAGCTATGCAGAAAAATCTAGAAAAGCATGGTAAAGACTGGTGCGAGAAATTAGCAGAGCGAATTTATGAAATGTCAGTTGATACTTATTCGCAGACAGTCATGCCCAGTCTTCACTCGGCAGGTTGGCAAAGAAGACATTTAGATTGGGAATTCAAGCTTGCAGAAAATGATTCTGAACCTGATGAGGCTCTAGTTGAAGGAATTATCAATGCCACAGAAAGCTTCTTAAGAAGTAGTGAGGTGCATCGATTATTTATTCAAGAATTAGTCCAGGGTACATTTGAAGAAGCAAATGACAAAAAAATAATTTCTAAAGCAATAAAATCTATTATTGAAGAAGAAATTGTTACTACGCTAAGAGAAAAGAAAGAAACTCTTTTGAAGAAAATATCTGCAAAATTAGTATCAGAAGAAAAAGTTAGCGAGGAACTTGCAATAAATTCAGCTAAAGAGGGTTTTGAGGAAGTCGAAAGGCTACTTGCAAATCACAGCGAAGCAGTTTAA
- the trxB gene encoding thioredoxin-disulfide reductase, which yields MENNEKTSNVENVVIIGSGPAGFTAAIYAARANLQPLLVTGFNSGGIPGGQLMTTTFVENYPGFPDGVLGPELMDLMKAQAERWGTNLYESDVVSINTDLHPFELKTLEGTIKANSIIIATGASANRLGVINEDKFWSKGISACAICDGATPQFRDEELAVIGGGDSACEEAAYLTKYGSKVHLIVRSEKLRASAAMVDRVKANPKIEIHWNTKVDKANGSEWLEKIETIHSQEGKGEINIKGLFYAIGHTPNTNFLGNKIDLDNKGYIACKSGRPETSVEGIFAAGDVVDSEWRQGVTAAGTGCMAALATERWLAEKNLAKTIVRETPEPEKKLNSLDFNEEEVNEDTFDSNSEWQKGSYALRKLYHESKKPILVIFSSPSCGPCHVLKPQLKRVIKELDGAVLGVEIDIDKDQDIAKQAGINGTPTVQLFKEKLLKKQWQGVKQRSEFKEAIKNII from the coding sequence ATGGAAAATAACGAGAAGACTTCAAACGTAGAAAATGTTGTAATTATAGGTTCCGGGCCTGCGGGTTTTACAGCTGCGATATATGCAGCACGAGCAAATCTACAACCTTTGCTTGTAACCGGATTTAATTCAGGTGGTATTCCTGGTGGACAATTAATGACCACAACATTTGTTGAAAATTATCCAGGTTTCCCCGATGGAGTATTAGGTCCTGAATTGATGGACCTAATGAAGGCCCAAGCAGAAAGATGGGGGACAAATCTATATGAAAGTGATGTTGTCTCAATTAATACTGATTTACATCCATTTGAATTAAAAACTTTAGAAGGGACTATAAAAGCAAACTCAATTATTATTGCGACTGGAGCAAGTGCAAATAGATTAGGCGTAATAAATGAAGATAAATTCTGGAGTAAGGGAATAAGTGCTTGTGCAATTTGTGATGGGGCAACTCCACAATTTAGAGATGAAGAACTAGCTGTTATAGGAGGAGGAGACTCTGCATGTGAAGAAGCAGCATATCTCACAAAGTATGGAAGCAAAGTGCATTTGATTGTTAGATCAGAGAAATTAAGAGCTAGCGCAGCAATGGTAGATAGAGTAAAAGCTAATCCAAAGATAGAAATCCATTGGAATACAAAAGTTGATAAAGCTAATGGGTCTGAATGGCTTGAGAAAATAGAAACTATTCATTCTCAAGAAGGTAAAGGGGAGATCAATATAAAAGGTCTTTTTTATGCAATAGGGCACACCCCAAATACTAATTTCTTAGGCAATAAAATTGATTTAGATAACAAAGGATATATTGCTTGCAAATCAGGAAGGCCAGAAACATCTGTTGAAGGCATTTTTGCGGCAGGTGATGTTGTTGATTCTGAGTGGAGACAAGGAGTTACCGCTGCAGGAACTGGATGCATGGCAGCATTAGCTACAGAAAGGTGGTTAGCAGAGAAAAACTTAGCAAAAACTATAGTCAGAGAAACACCCGAACCAGAAAAAAAACTTAATTCATTAGATTTTAATGAAGAAGAAGTTAATGAAGATACTTTCGATTCAAATTCTGAATGGCAAAAAGGCAGTTATGCATTGAGGAAACTTTATCACGAGAGCAAAAAACCTATCTTAGTAATTTTTAGTTCCCCAAGCTGTGGCCCATGTCATGTTTTGAAACCTCAGTTAAAAAGAGTAATTAAAGAACTTGATGGTGCAGTTCTTGGCGTTGAAATAGATATTGATAAAGATCAAGATATTGCAAAACAAGCTGGTATTAACGGCACACCAACAGTTCAACTTTTTAAAGAAAAATTATTAAAAAAACAATGGCAAGGTGTTAAACAAAGAAGTGAGTTTAAAGAAGCGATAAAAAATATTATCTAA
- the infA gene encoding translation initiation factor IF-1, protein MIETSGVIEKEQGNGFYLVTLEQPEGHQCLCRAAGKLTKFRIKLLAGDKVLVEISPYDLSRGRITYRERNAGGARPTTNKNNPKRNNK, encoded by the coding sequence ATGATTGAAACTTCAGGTGTAATAGAAAAAGAGCAGGGTAATGGATTTTATTTGGTTACCTTAGAACAACCTGAAGGACATCAATGTTTATGTAGAGCTGCAGGTAAATTGACTAAATTTAGAATTAAATTATTAGCTGGAGATAAAGTGTTAGTTGAGATAAGTCCTTATGATCTTTCTAGAGGGAGGATAACTTATCGAGAGAGGAATGCAGGTGGTGCTAGACCTACTACTAATAAAAATAATCCCAAGAGAAATAATAAATAA